A DNA window from candidate division KSB1 bacterium contains the following coding sequences:
- a CDS encoding PIN domain-containing protein, whose translation MIKLDAALVGVKNLGLDTAPVIYFIEKHRKYDALVTEIFQRIDRGALVGITSVVTFTEVLLQPVKKGDTRLQQEYSELLLNSAHFDTIPIDAGISQRAAILRAAYNLRTPDALQIATALEFNCQAFLTNDKQLKRVTELQVLVLDELEL comes from the coding sequence ATGATAAAGCTCGATGCTGCTTTGGTCGGTGTAAAAAATTTGGGGTTGGACACGGCCCCGGTCATTTATTTTATCGAAAAACACCGCAAATATGATGCGCTGGTCACAGAAATCTTTCAACGCATCGACAGGGGCGCGCTGGTGGGCATTACTTCAGTCGTCACGTTTACCGAAGTATTGCTACAACCGGTTAAAAAAGGTGACACCAGGCTCCAGCAGGAGTATTCCGAGCTCTTGCTCAACAGTGCCCATTTCGATACGATACCGATTGATGCCGGCATTTCGCAGCGTGCGGCTATTTTGCGCGCCGCTTACAACCTGCGCACCCCCGACGCTTTGCAAATTGCCACCGCATTGGAATTCAATTGTCAGGCATTTTTGACAAACGATAAGCAATTGAAACGCGTAACTGAGCTGCAGGTGCTGGTGCTGGATGAACTTGAATTGTAA
- a CDS encoding AAA family ATPase gives MLTKLTIKNFKLFTAVEIELGQRVVFIGPNNSGKTSALQALALWEAGVKRWLEKRGNAKIPAQRAGVTLNRQDLIAIPLPSAKLLWRDLHVRTGERQEGKASTRNVLIEIGVEGVKERAWQCCLEFDYANEESFYCRPPLVSDNQRMEVPGELRELQVAYLPPMSGLAAREDRLEMGSIRVRLGEGRTAEVLRNLCWQVLQGRNGEEKWQEIADLIGGLFGSRLSRPQYVAERGEITMEYRTRDGTVLDISASGRGEQQTLLLLAHMAANPGAVLLLDEPDAHLEILRQRQIYEILSRQAEKTNSQIIAASHSEVLLNEAAGRDVVIAFVGPPHRLDTRGSQVLKALREIRFEDYYLAEETGWVLYLEGATDLAMLRAFADRLQHEARVWLERPFVHYVGNQPRKAQEHFYALREAKGDLIGIAIYDRLDSPLPDDPKLVQRIWQRRELENYLCQRETLLAYAENAGRMQFGELFRPSWRDAMAQAIAEVEKALLTLGKDPWSADLKASEEFLDPVFKRFHEKLALPNLMSKTNYHVLVKFVPGEAIAAEIREMLDAIVAVAGRARPRE, from the coding sequence ATGCTGACCAAACTGACCATCAAAAACTTCAAACTCTTCACCGCGGTCGAAATCGAGCTGGGCCAACGTGTCGTCTTCATCGGCCCCAACAATTCGGGCAAGACTTCGGCGCTGCAGGCCCTCGCCTTGTGGGAAGCGGGTGTCAAACGCTGGCTGGAGAAGCGCGGAAATGCAAAGATTCCGGCCCAGCGCGCCGGGGTCACCCTCAACCGGCAGGATTTGATTGCGATTCCCCTGCCTTCGGCAAAATTGCTCTGGCGCGATCTGCATGTGCGCACCGGCGAACGCCAGGAAGGCAAAGCATCGACACGCAACGTTCTCATCGAAATCGGCGTCGAGGGCGTCAAGGAGAGGGCCTGGCAATGCTGTTTGGAATTCGATTACGCCAATGAAGAGTCTTTCTACTGCCGGCCACCGCTCGTCTCTGACAACCAGCGCATGGAGGTTCCCGGCGAGCTCAGGGAGCTGCAAGTCGCCTACCTGCCGCCGATGTCGGGTTTGGCCGCCCGGGAAGACCGCCTGGAGATGGGCTCCATACGGGTGCGTTTGGGAGAGGGACGTACTGCCGAAGTCTTGCGGAACCTGTGCTGGCAGGTTCTGCAGGGCAGGAATGGTGAGGAGAAATGGCAGGAGATTGCGGATCTGATCGGGGGATTGTTCGGCTCCCGATTGAGCCGCCCGCAATACGTCGCCGAGCGGGGTGAAATTACGATGGAGTACCGCACGCGCGACGGCACCGTGCTCGACATTTCCGCCAGCGGTCGCGGTGAGCAGCAAACGCTGTTGCTGCTGGCTCACATGGCCGCCAATCCCGGGGCCGTGCTGCTGCTCGATGAGCCGGATGCCCATCTTGAAATATTGCGGCAGCGCCAAATTTATGAGATACTCTCCCGGCAGGCGGAGAAGACGAACAGCCAGATCATTGCGGCCAGCCATTCGGAAGTTCTGCTCAATGAAGCGGCGGGGCGCGATGTCGTCATCGCCTTCGTCGGGCCACCCCACCGTCTGGACACGCGCGGCAGCCAGGTGCTCAAGGCCCTGCGCGAGATCCGCTTTGAGGATTATTACCTGGCGGAGGAAACCGGGTGGGTTCTTTATCTCGAGGGCGCGACAGATCTGGCCATGCTGCGTGCATTTGCCGACCGGCTGCAGCACGAGGCCCGGGTCTGGCTCGAAAGACCCTTTGTGCATTATGTCGGGAATCAGCCGCGCAAAGCGCAAGAGCATTTCTACGCCCTGCGGGAGGCCAAGGGCGATCTGATCGGCATCGCGATTTACGACCGCCTCGACTCCCCGCTGCCCGATGATCCGAAACTCGTCCAGCGAATATGGCAACGGCGCGAGCTGGAAAATTATTTGTGCCAGCGCGAAACCCTGCTGGCCTACGCGGAAAATGCGGGCCGCATGCAGTTTGGAGAGTTGTTTCGACCAAGCTGGCGCGACGCCATGGCGCAGGCAATTGCGGAAGTCGAAAAGGCACTGCTGACTTTGGGCAAGGATCCCTGGAGCGCGGACCTCAAGGCGAGTGAGGAATTCCTCGATCCCGTTTTCAAAAGATTCCACGAGAAGTTGGCTTTACCCAATCTCATGAGCAAGACGAACTATCACGTCCTGGTGAAGTTTGTGCCCGGCGAGGCGATTGCGGCTGAAATCCGCGAAATGCTCGATGCCATTGTTGCGGTGGCCGGCAGGGCCAGGCCGCGGGAATAG
- a CDS encoding cupin domain-containing protein — translation MLIKHQKDCEEIIANDGCRLRELLHPARDRGADLSYSLAIAYVEPGKATYRHSLRQSEVYYILEGLGNMHIGGESQEVQPGDAIYIPPGQEQWIENLGQNVLVFAAIVSPPWRAEDDIRHDLPAGSAGGTRRG, via the coding sequence ATGTTGATCAAACACCAAAAGGATTGTGAGGAAATCATCGCCAACGATGGCTGCCGCCTGCGCGAGCTGTTGCATCCCGCGCGCGATCGCGGCGCCGATCTCTCCTATTCCCTGGCGATCGCTTATGTGGAGCCGGGCAAGGCGACCTATCGCCACTCGCTGCGGCAGTCGGAAGTTTACTACATCCTCGAAGGCCTGGGCAACATGCACATCGGCGGCGAGAGCCAGGAGGTGCAGCCGGGCGACGCCATCTACATTCCACCAGGTCAGGAGCAATGGATCGAAAACCTCGGCCAAAACGTGCTGGTGTTCGCGGCCATCGTCAGCCCGCCGTGGCGCGCGGAAGATGATATTCGGCATGACCTGCCCGCCGGAAGCGCCGGCGGAACCCGGCGAGGATGA
- a CDS encoding TatD family hydrolase, with translation MTTDTAPPNRLIDTHAHLQLEQFDADREAVIARAQQAGVETIIVVSTDLASSRQSLALAEKHAGLFAAVGFHPNDCGAAGDDDFVEIARLAQHPKVVAIGEIGMDFHWQRVPAEVQQRAFVRQLQLARETGKPVIIHNRMAGGAILHALSQAGVRELRGVFHCFSENEEYARQVLALGCHVSFTGNLTYRKSALPEVARAVPLTRLLLETDCPFLAPVPQRGRRNEPAFMIHTAEKLAELHHLSVAEICRQTTRNAAQLFGLP, from the coding sequence GTGACCACAGATACGGCCCCGCCCAACCGGCTCATCGACACCCACGCCCATCTCCAGCTCGAACAATTCGATGCTGATCGCGAAGCGGTGATTGCGCGCGCGCAGCAGGCGGGGGTGGAGACAATCATCGTGGTGTCCACCGACCTGGCTTCCAGCCGGCAAAGTCTGGCACTCGCGGAAAAGCATGCCGGTCTCTTCGCCGCCGTCGGTTTTCATCCCAACGATTGCGGCGCGGCCGGCGATGACGATTTCGTCGAAATCGCGCGGCTGGCGCAGCATCCCAAAGTTGTGGCGATCGGCGAAATCGGCATGGACTTCCACTGGCAGCGCGTGCCGGCCGAAGTGCAGCAGCGCGCCTTCGTGCGGCAACTGCAGCTCGCACGGGAAACCGGCAAACCCGTGATCATTCACAACCGCATGGCCGGCGGCGCGATTCTCCACGCGCTCAGCCAAGCCGGCGTGCGCGAGCTGCGGGGTGTGTTTCATTGCTTCTCCGAAAACGAGGAGTACGCCCGCCAGGTGCTCGCCCTGGGCTGTCATGTCTCCTTCACCGGCAACCTCACCTATCGCAAATCCGCGCTGCCGGAGGTCGCCCGCGCCGTGCCGCTGACGCGCCTGCTGCTCGAAACCGACTGTCCCTTCCTGGCGCCGGTGCCGCAGCGCGGCCGGCGCAATGAACCGGCTTTCATGATTCACACTGCCGAAAAACTCGCGGAGCTTCACCATCTCTCCGTCGCCGAAATCTGCCGGCAAACCACGCGGAACGCTGCGCAGCTTTTCGGGCTGCCCTGA
- a CDS encoding RecQ family ATP-dependent DNA helicase produces the protein MIENLKNLLDAIDQRLQPPAPMPAQQTALRQALQEHFGYTDFKPQQEAIISALLARRSLLAVLPTGHGKSLCYQLPALLQEGLTVVVSPLISLMKDQVDQLQRRGFTQVAFINSSLSLAGQRCEMARVTDGGVKLLYVAPERFRSRAFTAELARCRLSLFVIDEAHCISQWGHDFRPSYLALQETLRLLQPPAVALFTATATPEVEADILQQLGLARVEKFTGSVARPNLHFCVQRVDSESDKFRALAAWLEGFVGKGIIYAARKREAREVAVFLQNLGVAADFYHAGRSDAERRLVQERFFDDSPAGLRVVAATNAFGLGIDKRDIRFVIHFSIPGSLEAYYQEAGRAGRDGLPAHCVLLYWEEDRGLQEWFIKESLLTKTDLSKLLCALEAMPAVGKFRWLAPAELEWQTGLDNTRLAVGLSHLQRLGFIRQHPNICREIKVTVQKDSAFTNTLRRAGSVIDTREFCGAQQVSPVEWMTQLYDAQWRGELHFFGTEDCWLVECLRPAAGLAALTETQLGMHDWARQKQRRLEQMLLYALTPDCRGMVLRRYFGEAVSEKDRCGSCDHCNPACRTKPSSPAKQKTAIEAYLQRRETPELSGPDLDGGMALAFHTVMQNGVHLHTEVGARVYAFKYQGEQAQVDWLLERALQKLTGQPQLREVDAIVCVPSSRGEKSYAPVILFAERLRQRLGLRAGFQLRKTRATRPQKEMVTLAQKRRNVAGAFAVHASSVAGQRLLLIDDIYDSGATIDECARVLKKAGASKVYALTLTKTSHVAK, from the coding sequence ATGATCGAAAACTTGAAAAACCTGCTGGACGCGATCGATCAGCGCCTGCAACCACCGGCTCCCATGCCGGCGCAACAGACGGCATTGCGCCAGGCCTTGCAAGAGCATTTCGGCTACACCGATTTCAAGCCGCAGCAGGAGGCCATCATCAGCGCGCTGCTGGCGCGCCGCTCGCTGCTGGCAGTGCTGCCCACCGGCCACGGCAAGTCACTGTGCTACCAACTGCCGGCGCTCCTGCAGGAGGGGTTGACGGTGGTGGTCTCCCCGCTCATTTCCCTGATGAAGGATCAGGTCGATCAACTGCAGCGCCGCGGCTTCACCCAGGTGGCGTTCATCAACAGCTCGCTGTCGCTCGCCGGGCAGCGCTGTGAAATGGCACGCGTCACGGACGGCGGCGTCAAACTGCTCTATGTTGCGCCGGAGCGTTTTCGCAGCCGTGCCTTTACCGCCGAGCTGGCGCGCTGCCGGTTGAGTCTGTTCGTGATTGATGAAGCGCATTGCATTTCGCAGTGGGGCCATGATTTCCGGCCGTCGTATCTCGCGCTGCAGGAGACGCTGCGCCTGCTGCAACCGCCGGCGGTCGCGCTCTTCACCGCCACCGCCACCCCGGAGGTCGAAGCGGACATTTTGCAGCAACTCGGGCTGGCGCGCGTGGAAAAATTCACCGGCAGTGTGGCGCGTCCCAATTTGCATTTTTGCGTGCAGCGTGTCGATTCGGAAAGTGACAAATTTCGCGCGCTGGCGGCCTGGCTGGAGGGATTTGTCGGCAAGGGCATCATCTACGCGGCCAGAAAGCGCGAGGCCCGGGAGGTGGCCGTCTTTTTGCAAAATTTGGGCGTGGCCGCCGATTTCTATCATGCCGGCCGCAGCGATGCGGAGCGTCGACTCGTGCAGGAAAGATTTTTTGACGACAGCCCGGCAGGCCTGCGCGTGGTGGCAGCCACCAATGCTTTCGGTCTCGGCATCGACAAACGCGACATTCGCTTTGTCATCCACTTCAGCATCCCGGGCAGCCTCGAGGCATACTATCAGGAGGCGGGGCGCGCCGGCCGTGACGGCCTGCCGGCGCACTGCGTGCTGCTCTACTGGGAGGAGGATCGCGGCTTGCAGGAGTGGTTCATCAAGGAAAGCCTGCTCACGAAAACCGACTTGTCGAAACTCCTGTGTGCGTTGGAGGCCATGCCGGCAGTGGGGAAATTTCGCTGGCTCGCGCCGGCGGAGCTGGAATGGCAAACCGGCCTGGACAACACCAGGCTCGCGGTCGGCCTCAGTCATTTGCAGCGACTCGGCTTCATCCGGCAGCATCCCAACATTTGCCGGGAGATAAAAGTCACCGTACAGAAAGATTCGGCATTCACCAACACGCTCCGGAGAGCCGGCAGCGTGATCGACACCCGTGAGTTTTGCGGGGCGCAGCAGGTGTCACCGGTGGAGTGGATGACACAGCTTTACGACGCGCAGTGGCGCGGCGAGCTGCATTTTTTCGGCACGGAAGATTGCTGGCTGGTGGAATGTCTGCGGCCGGCAGCCGGGCTGGCCGCGCTCACCGAAACCCAGCTCGGCATGCATGATTGGGCAAGGCAAAAGCAGCGCCGCCTGGAACAGATGCTGCTGTATGCCCTGACACCGGATTGCCGCGGGATGGTGCTGCGCCGCTATTTTGGCGAGGCGGTGAGCGAGAAAGATCGTTGCGGAAGTTGCGATCACTGCAATCCGGCCTGCAGGACAAAACCTTCCTCCCCGGCGAAGCAAAAAACTGCCATCGAGGCATATTTACAGCGCCGGGAAACACCCGAACTCTCCGGCCCCGATCTCGATGGCGGGATGGCGCTGGCGTTTCACACCGTCATGCAAAACGGCGTGCATCTCCACACCGAAGTGGGCGCGCGCGTCTATGCGTTCAAGTATCAGGGCGAGCAGGCGCAGGTCGACTGGCTGCTGGAACGGGCGCTGCAAAAACTCACCGGGCAGCCGCAGCTCCGGGAGGTCGACGCGATTGTTTGCGTGCCGTCCTCCCGGGGTGAAAAATCGTATGCGCCGGTGATTCTTTTTGCGGAACGGCTGCGCCAGCGGCTCGGCCTGCGTGCAGGCTTTCAATTGCGCAAAACCCGCGCGACGCGCCCGCAAAAGGAAATGGTGACGCTGGCGCAAAAACGCCGCAACGTCGCCGGCGCCTTTGCCGTGCATGCATCCAGCGTGGCCGGCCAGCGCCTGCTGTTGATCGACGACATTTATGACTCCGGCGCGACCATCGACGAATGCGCGCGCGTCTTGAAAAAGGCCGGCGCCAGCAAAGTGTACGCCCTGACGCTGACCAAAACCAGCCATGTGGCGAAATGA
- the recO gene encoding DNA repair protein RecO, which yields MAIVKAEGIVIHTMKVRESSKLVTLFTREHGLLKLEARAARTSKSRLRGSLELFSVVQIVYYEKENRSIQFLSHADLLEIFPELQHDLERLGYASACCELIRRTQAGAEPGPQLYPLLLETLRVMNTAREPRLQFWGFEMKLLGALGLAPNLKTCLFCRAAGPEAGRHGEQAVWQFHVARGGFACPACAGHAGALPLSGEALRLLASFQALPAARLQQLRVSPPALTEIAAFFRAYLAHHLEEAASLTSLQFLRQVTQKLQP from the coding sequence ATGGCCATCGTCAAAGCAGAAGGCATCGTCATTCACACCATGAAAGTGCGGGAGTCCAGCAAGCTGGTGACGCTCTTCACACGCGAGCACGGCTTGCTCAAGCTGGAGGCCCGCGCCGCCCGCACCAGCAAGAGCCGGTTGCGCGGCAGCCTCGAACTGTTCTCGGTGGTGCAAATCGTCTATTATGAAAAAGAGAATCGGTCGATCCAGTTTCTCAGCCATGCCGATCTGCTCGAAATCTTTCCCGAATTGCAGCACGATCTGGAGAGGCTCGGTTACGCCTCCGCCTGTTGTGAGTTGATCCGGCGCACCCAGGCCGGCGCCGAACCCGGGCCGCAACTCTACCCCCTGCTGTTGGAAACGCTGCGCGTCATGAACACCGCCCGCGAGCCGCGACTGCAATTTTGGGGATTCGAGATGAAACTGCTCGGCGCCCTCGGCCTGGCGCCGAATCTGAAAACCTGCCTGTTCTGCCGGGCCGCCGGGCCCGAGGCCGGCCGCCACGGCGAACAGGCGGTTTGGCAATTTCACGTGGCACGCGGCGGCTTTGCCTGTCCCGCCTGTGCCGGTCATGCCGGCGCTTTGCCGCTCAGCGGAGAGGCGCTGCGGCTGCTCGCCAGTTTTCAAGCACTGCCGGCGGCGCGACTGCAACAGCTTCGTGTTTCCCCGCCGGCGCTCACCGAGATCGCCGCCTTCTTTCGCGCTTATTTGGCTCACCATCTCGAAGAAGCCGCATCCCTCACCTCGCTGCAATTTCTCCGGCAGGTGACGCAGAAGTTGCAGCCGTAA
- a CDS encoding M48 family metalloprotease — MRLLIGLVMAAFALFSYFRSSVYNPVTGEQQHINITAEQEIALGLQSAPQMAAQFGGLHPDQRAQALVDAVGQRLVQSSAAAQTPYPFEFSLLADEQTVNAFALPGGPIFITAALFERLQTEGQLAGVLGHEIGHVVARHSAEHIAKQQLTQGLTGALVLSTYDPDNPGSRQTAQIARVVGQLLNMKYGREDELESDRLGVRFLADAGYDPRALIGVMQILAEAGAGARQPEFFSTHPNPENRIAQIEAAIQERFPQGVPEGLRP, encoded by the coding sequence ATGCGTTTGTTGATCGGCCTGGTGATGGCGGCGTTCGCGTTGTTTTCCTATTTTCGCTCGAGCGTCTACAATCCGGTGACTGGCGAGCAGCAGCACATCAACATCACCGCCGAGCAGGAGATCGCGCTCGGCCTGCAGTCGGCACCGCAAATGGCGGCGCAGTTCGGCGGGCTGCATCCGGATCAGCGGGCGCAGGCGCTGGTCGATGCGGTCGGGCAGCGGCTGGTGCAGAGCAGCGCAGCCGCGCAAACGCCCTACCCATTCGAGTTCAGCCTGCTGGCCGACGAGCAGACGGTCAACGCCTTTGCGCTGCCCGGCGGCCCGATTTTCATCACGGCGGCGTTGTTCGAGCGTTTGCAGACCGAGGGGCAACTGGCGGGGGTGCTGGGGCATGAGATCGGACACGTGGTGGCGCGCCACAGCGCCGAGCATATTGCCAAGCAGCAACTCACCCAGGGACTGACCGGCGCGCTGGTGTTGTCGACCTATGATCCCGACAATCCCGGCAGCCGGCAAACCGCACAAATCGCGAGGGTGGTCGGCCAGTTGCTCAACATGAAGTACGGTCGGGAGGATGAGCTGGAATCCGACCGGCTGGGCGTGCGCTTTCTGGCGGATGCCGGTTATGATCCACGGGCACTGATCGGGGTGATGCAGATTCTGGCGGAGGCCGGCGCCGGGGCGCGCCAGCCGGAGTTTTTCAGCACGCATCCCAATCCGGAAAATCGCATCGCACAAATCGAGGCCGCCATTCAGGAGCGCTTTCCGCAGGGCGTGCCTGAAGGGTTGCGGCCGTGA
- the rsmA gene encoding 16S rRNA (adenine(1518)-N(6)/adenine(1519)-N(6))-dimethyltransferase RsmA has product MMNPPPGFQPRRSLGQNFLIDDNVARKIVRALAPQPADVIVEIGPGLGALTRHLVPLGCRCCAIEIDERLLPGLRQQFAAFPNFSLLHADFRQVDLQQLFPEGGIRLVGNIPYHITSHIVFTAFAQRHLIRDVTLTLQREVAERLVAQPGSKTYGILSVVCQTYARAALLFTLSGHVFRPKPEVESAVVQWRMQPPPLPIAEEAFYLEVVRTVFHQRRKTLRRSLNKFLPAPVPAVVAGIDLQRRPETLSVREMIELANQLRVMKAQE; this is encoded by the coding sequence ATGATGAACCCGCCACCCGGCTTTCAACCGCGCCGCTCGCTCGGGCAGAATTTCCTGATTGACGACAACGTCGCCCGCAAGATCGTGCGCGCGCTCGCGCCGCAGCCCGCCGATGTCATCGTCGAAATCGGGCCCGGATTGGGCGCGCTGACCCGCCATCTCGTGCCGCTGGGTTGCCGCTGTTGCGCCATCGAAATCGATGAGCGGCTGCTGCCCGGCCTGCGCCAACAGTTTGCAGCATTCCCGAACTTCAGCCTGCTGCATGCGGATTTCCGCCAGGTCGATTTGCAGCAATTGTTTCCTGAAGGCGGCATTCGGCTGGTCGGCAACATTCCCTATCACATCACCAGCCATATTGTCTTCACCGCCTTTGCCCAGCGCCATTTGATCAGGGACGTGACGCTGACGCTGCAGCGGGAAGTGGCCGAGCGCCTCGTGGCGCAACCGGGCAGCAAAACCTATGGCATTCTTTCCGTGGTGTGCCAGACCTACGCCCGCGCCGCGTTGCTCTTCACGCTTTCCGGCCACGTCTTCCGGCCGAAACCGGAGGTCGAATCCGCGGTGGTGCAGTGGCGCATGCAACCGCCGCCCTTGCCGATTGCGGAGGAGGCCTTTTATCTGGAAGTGGTCAGGACGGTTTTCCACCAGCGGCGAAAAACCCTGCGCCGCAGCCTGAACAAATTCCTGCCCGCGCCTGTGCCTGCGGTGGTGGCCGGCATCGATCTGCAGCGCCGCCCCGAGACACTCTCGGTGCGCGAGATGATCGAACTGGCGAATCAGTTGCGGGTCATGAAGGCGCAGGAATGA
- a CDS encoding DNA-protecting protein DprA, producing the protein MRPDNDLCDWLLLQSLEGLGARTYLKLIEHFGSPRAAMQATPDQLLALPRFPRKLAGQMPMLAGRREQVEQLLCTLQDQGVHFTTLWHEDYPDMLRQLPDPPPVISLCGKFSGQDVRAVAIVGSREASARGLEIAAGFGRRLAAAGVTVVSGYAKGIDTAGHLGALQGGGRTIMILSHGINHFRLREAGFESVDYLKKHGVILSEYFPTMTWTAGAAMARNRLIVGLARAVLVVECGVKSGTMDTAERTRKAGKPLFVVAFQKPDEYAAGNVALLEQGAVPVRTFTDMQTILQVLPPAATS; encoded by the coding sequence ATGAGACCGGATAACGATCTGTGCGACTGGCTGCTGCTGCAAAGCCTGGAGGGCCTCGGCGCACGCACCTACTTGAAACTCATCGAGCACTTCGGCTCGCCGCGGGCCGCCATGCAGGCCACGCCCGACCAATTACTCGCCCTCCCCAGATTTCCGCGCAAGCTGGCCGGGCAAATGCCGATGCTTGCCGGGCGGCGCGAGCAAGTCGAGCAACTGCTTTGCACCCTGCAGGATCAGGGCGTCCATTTCACCACCCTGTGGCACGAAGATTATCCTGACATGCTGCGCCAGCTTCCCGATCCGCCGCCGGTGATCTCGCTCTGCGGCAAATTTTCCGGGCAGGATGTCCGTGCCGTTGCCATCGTCGGCTCACGGGAGGCCTCGGCGCGCGGTCTCGAAATCGCGGCAGGCTTTGGCCGGCGCCTCGCCGCTGCCGGCGTGACGGTGGTGAGCGGCTATGCGAAAGGCATCGACACCGCCGGCCATCTCGGCGCCCTGCAGGGTGGCGGCCGCACGATCATGATCCTGAGTCACGGCATCAATCATTTTCGCCTGCGCGAAGCGGGCTTCGAATCGGTCGACTATTTGAAAAAGCACGGCGTGATTCTTTCGGAATATTTTCCGACCATGACTTGGACGGCCGGCGCGGCCATGGCGCGCAATCGCCTCATCGTCGGTCTGGCCCGGGCGGTGCTGGTGGTCGAATGCGGCGTGAAATCCGGCACCATGGACACGGCCGAACGGACGCGGAAAGCCGGCAAACCGCTCTTCGTGGTGGCATTCCAAAAACCGGACGAATACGCGGCCGGCAATGTGGCCCTGCTTGAACAGGGTGCGGTGCCGGTGCGAACTTTCACTGACATGCAAACGATCTTGCAGGTGTTGCCGCCCGCGGCAACATCGTGA
- a CDS encoding glycine--tRNA ligase, which produces MVDSKKLMDKLVGLCKRRGFIFPSSEIYGGLNSCYDYGPLGVELKRNVKDFWWRAMVQMRDDIEGLDASILMHPRVWEASGHVANFTDPMVDCKECKARFRADQIEGALCGSPAYKGRKASKCAEEGKFTEARQFNLMFKTFMGPVEEAANVVYLRPETAQGIYVNVYNVMQAARQKIPFGIAQIGKAFRNEITPGNFTFRTREFEQMEMQFFVKPGTDMEWFEYWKAQRIAWYDELGIRKSKLQFHQHTPAELAHYAAAAFDIEYEFPFGWKELEGIHNRTDFDLKRHAEYSGRDLSYFDDATRERFIPYIIETSAGCDRTVLTALIDAYDEDVIEGEARTVLRLAPVLAPIKAGVFPLVRKDGMPEVAEKIHRELKKHFKVFYDDAGAIGRRYRRMDEAGTPFGITVDGQTLQDQTVTVRERDTLVQRRVAIDRLLAFLQEMMANYKRPV; this is translated from the coding sequence ATGGTGGACAGCAAAAAGCTGATGGACAAACTCGTGGGGCTGTGCAAACGGCGCGGCTTCATTTTTCCCTCCAGTGAAATCTACGGCGGCCTGAACAGTTGCTATGACTATGGCCCGCTGGGCGTCGAACTTAAGCGCAACGTCAAGGATTTCTGGTGGCGGGCGATGGTGCAGATGCGCGACGACATCGAAGGGCTCGATGCCTCCATTCTCATGCACCCGCGCGTGTGGGAAGCAAGCGGTCACGTCGCCAATTTCACCGATCCGATGGTGGATTGCAAGGAGTGCAAGGCGCGTTTTCGCGCCGATCAAATCGAAGGTGCCCTGTGCGGCTCGCCGGCCTACAAGGGCCGCAAGGCAAGCAAGTGCGCGGAAGAAGGCAAGTTCACCGAGGCCCGCCAGTTCAACCTGATGTTCAAGACCTTCATGGGGCCGGTGGAGGAGGCGGCTAACGTCGTCTACCTGCGTCCCGAAACCGCGCAGGGCATTTACGTCAACGTCTACAACGTCATGCAGGCCGCACGCCAGAAGATTCCCTTCGGCATCGCCCAAATCGGCAAGGCCTTCCGCAACGAGATCACGCCCGGCAACTTCACCTTTCGCACGCGCGAGTTCGAGCAGATGGAAATGCAGTTCTTCGTGAAGCCGGGCACCGACATGGAATGGTTCGAGTATTGGAAGGCGCAGCGCATCGCCTGGTATGATGAACTCGGCATCCGCAAAAGCAAGCTGCAATTTCACCAGCACACGCCCGCCGAGCTGGCGCACTATGCCGCCGCCGCCTTCGACATCGAATACGAATTTCCCTTCGGCTGGAAGGAGCTGGAGGGCATCCACAACCGCACCGACTTCGATCTCAAACGCCATGCCGAATACAGCGGCCGCGATTTGAGCTACTTCGACGATGCCACGCGCGAGCGCTTCATACCCTACATCATCGAAACTTCGGCGGGCTGCGACCGCACCGTGCTCACCGCCCTGATCGATGCCTATGATGAGGACGTGATCGAGGGCGAGGCCCGCACCGTGCTGCGCCTGGCGCCGGTGCTCGCGCCGATCAAGGCCGGTGTCTTTCCGCTGGTCCGCAAGGACGGCATGCCGGAAGTGGCGGAAAAAATCCATCGCGAGCTCAAAAAACATTTCAAAGTTTTCTATGACGACGCCGGCGCAATCGGGCGGCGCTACCGCCGCATGGATGAAGCCGGCACGCCCTTCGGCATCACGGTGGACGGTCAGACCCTGCAGGATCAAACCGTGACCGTGCGCGAGCGCGACACGCTGGTGCAGAGGCGCGTTGCCATCGACCGGCTGCTGGCGTTCCTGCAGGAGATGATGGCGAATTACAAGCGCCCTGTCTGA